In a genomic window of Passer domesticus isolate bPasDom1 chromosome 3, bPasDom1.hap1, whole genome shotgun sequence:
- the POLR3F gene encoding DNA-directed RNA polymerase III subunit RPC6 has translation MAEVKVKPEVPDPMDIESRILELCHQFPHGITDQVIQNDMPHMEAQQRAVAINRLLSMGQLDLLRSSAGLLYRIKDSQNASKMKGSDNQEKLVYQIIEDAGNKGIWSRDIRYKSNLPLTEINKILKNLESKKLIKAVKSVAASKKKVYMLYNLQPDRSVTGGAWYSDQDFESEFVEVLNQQCFKFLQSKAEAARDSKQNPMIQRNSSFASSHEVWKYICELGISKVELSMEDIETILNTLIYDGKVEMTIIAAKEGTVGSVDGQMRLYRAVSPLIQPTGLVRTPCGLCPVFDDCHEGGEISPSNCIYMTEWLEF, from the exons ATGGCGGAGGTGAAGGTGAAGCCGGAGGTGCCCGATCCCATGGACATCGAGAGCAG GATCCTAGAGCTGTGCCACCAGTTCCCCCATGGCATCACGGACCAGGTGATCCAGAATGACATGCCTCACATGGAAgcccagcagagagctgtgGCCATCAACAGGCTGCTCTCCATG GGGCAGCTGGACCTTCTGAGGAGCAGTGCAGGTCTCCTGTACAGAATCAAAGATTCCCAAAATGCCAG TAAAATGAAAGGTTCTGACAATCAGGAGAAGCTGGTTTACCAAATCATAGAGGATGCAGGCAACAAAG GTATTTGGAGCAGGGACATTAGGTACAAAAGCAATCTGCCTTTAACAGAGATCAACAAGATCCTGAAAAACTTGGAAagcaagaaattaattaaagcAGTTAAATCTGTGGCA GCATCCAAGAAGAAGGTCTACATGCTGTACAACCTGCAGCCCGACCGCTCTGTCACTGGAGGGGCCTGGTACAGTGACCAGGACTTCGAGTCCGAGTTTGTGGAGGTGTTAAATCAGCAGTGTTTTAAGTTCCTGCAGAGCAAG GCAGAGGCAGCTCGAGACAGCAAACAGAACCCCATGATACAGAGGAACAGCTCGTTTGCCTCATCCCACGAGGTGTGGAAATACATCTGTGAACTGGGCATCAGTAAG GTAGAGTTGTCAATGGAAGACATTGAGACCATTTTGAATACTCTGATCTATGATGGCAAAGTGGAGATGACCATTATTGCTGCCAAGGAGGGCACAGTGGGCAGCGTGGATGGGCAGATGAGGCTGTACAGAGCCGTCAGTCCTCTCATCCAGCCCACTGGATTGGTCAGGACACCCTGTGGACTCTGCCCT GTTTTTGATGATTGTCATGAAGGTGGTGAGATTTCTCCATCAAACTGTATTTATATGACAGAATGGTTGGAGTTTTAA